CAACATCAAAGTTGTCTTCAAAGGCAATGGTGGATTCGCTTGACTTGTCTTCTTTCCCTTATGTTTACTATGGCACTTACGGTGTTTAGGAAAGGCCATCCAAGAATGATTGGCACTTGATGGTCTTCTTCCATATCTAGTACTATGAAATCCACGGGAAATAAAAATTTATCTACTTTCACCCATATGTCCTCGCATATCCCCCTTGGAAACGTCACCGTCTTGTTCGCTAGATGAATTGCCATTCGAATTGGTCTCGGCTCCATAAGGTCcaacttcttaaagaatgaatatgGCATAAGGTTTACGCTTGCCCCTGAATTAGCCATAGCATAACTAGTAGCTAAGTTCCCGAATTGGCATGGCAAGGTCAAATTACCAGGGTCACCTATTTTCTTTGGCAATTTGTTCAACATTGCAGCTGACCAATTTTCATTAAGAGC
The genomic region above belongs to Lactuca sativa cultivar Salinas chromosome 4, Lsat_Salinas_v11, whole genome shotgun sequence and contains:
- the LOC128133746 gene encoding uncharacterized protein LOC128133746 produces the protein MPKYVKLLKELLTNRKKIEEESKVALNENWSAAMLNKLPKKIGDPGNLTLPCQFGNLATSYAMANSGASVNLMPYSFFKKLDLMEPRPIRMAIHLANKTVTFPRGICEDIWVKVDKFLFPVDFIVLDMEEDHQVPIILGWPFLNTVSAIVNIRERRQVKRIHHCL